From the genome of Variovorax sp. RA8, one region includes:
- a CDS encoding ATP-binding protein, with protein MKLAASPSPSFAFGRCQVSVPRRELLREGRPVGLGGRAFDILVALVEGRGAVVTKDDLILRAWPGRIVEENTLEAQISALRRALGDDRTVIRTVPGRGYQFVGDIADGLDAADLEGEQAAPRAASAMRALPVSLTPLVGRDTALREIVDLAATNRLITLVGAGGVGKTRLAIEAARSLAGSFPDGVSIAELGPVGTAEFLPATVAEALGFPQGAGTPSLDRIASAISHRRILLVLDNCEHLVDAAAQITEKLLRAGPFAGVIATSREALKVEGEYVYRVASLDVPGEEVRDVDEMLAFGALQLFDARAPSAGSEDLAGKTQAAELKARICRQLDGIPLAIELAAARVRVFGLEGVADRIEDRFNLLTGGARTALPRQKTLRATLDWSYGLLSAQEREVLGRLGVFVGSFSVESASAVAASADIPSAAVVECLSQLVEKSLITVDGAARAKYRLLETTQVYAREKMQSRGVLREYLLRHAQHHRDLFVRAEMEWETLSTPEWVARYAGYLEGLRTALNWSFSPEGDPSLGVELTTSAVSLWMHFGLLEECLARVNQALAHLDDEEVVDSRSRMKLYAAKGASLLYQGVGSETGAAFRHALEYAQRLDDDEYRLRATWGMWSVTYLNGNYSAALALARRFSTLAGARPHQADRHIGIRMTGMSLLCLGRLDEARGGLQRVAESYEAPVYRSHQTRFIYEQKMIALSSLAHTLWLQGFADQAMRAARQAVEGARALDHAPSICYALTEGLCAIAVLTGGVSMLGEPAAAAVAATRRHGISTWKARGRMWKGLFALGAGDGRAYERDLRPAFDEIGEALYVLHYTGFVSAVCEALGRLGREDEGIELATAGIERARRFEDRCSLSELLRAKADLMARRPETSHLAEALLVQAVETSRQHEALAWRLRCATSLAALWMKDGRVEDARGLLRPVYEGFSEGFDTHDLRAARHLLEAMR; from the coding sequence ATGAAACTCGCCGCTTCCCCGAGCCCGTCGTTCGCATTCGGCCGCTGCCAGGTGTCTGTCCCGCGGCGCGAACTGCTGCGTGAAGGCCGGCCCGTCGGCCTGGGCGGCCGGGCTTTCGACATCCTGGTCGCCCTGGTCGAGGGAAGGGGCGCCGTGGTCACCAAGGACGATCTCATCCTGCGGGCCTGGCCAGGCCGGATCGTCGAGGAGAACACGCTGGAGGCCCAGATCTCAGCGCTGCGCCGCGCGCTGGGCGATGACCGGACGGTGATCCGAACGGTCCCCGGCCGCGGTTACCAGTTTGTCGGCGACATCGCCGACGGGCTCGACGCTGCTGATCTCGAGGGCGAGCAGGCCGCGCCGCGCGCCGCCTCGGCGATGCGTGCGCTGCCGGTGAGCCTGACGCCCCTGGTCGGTCGCGACACCGCATTGCGGGAGATCGTCGATCTCGCCGCGACCAACCGGCTGATCACCCTCGTGGGCGCCGGCGGGGTCGGCAAGACGCGCTTGGCTATCGAGGCCGCCCGGAGCCTGGCGGGGAGCTTTCCGGATGGCGTTTCGATCGCAGAACTGGGGCCTGTGGGGACCGCGGAGTTTCTTCCCGCCACCGTGGCGGAGGCACTCGGCTTTCCGCAGGGCGCAGGCACCCCTTCGCTGGATCGAATCGCCTCGGCGATCAGCCATCGACGCATCCTGCTGGTGCTGGACAACTGCGAGCACCTGGTCGACGCTGCGGCGCAGATCACCGAGAAGCTGCTGCGAGCCGGGCCATTCGCCGGCGTCATCGCCACGAGCCGCGAGGCGCTCAAGGTGGAGGGCGAATATGTCTACCGGGTCGCATCCCTCGACGTCCCCGGCGAGGAGGTCCGTGATGTCGACGAGATGCTGGCCTTCGGCGCCCTGCAGCTCTTCGATGCCCGCGCCCCTTCCGCCGGCAGCGAGGACTTGGCCGGCAAGACGCAGGCTGCCGAGCTCAAGGCTCGCATCTGCCGCCAGCTCGACGGCATTCCACTGGCCATCGAACTGGCCGCCGCGCGTGTGCGGGTCTTCGGGCTGGAGGGCGTTGCCGACCGGATCGAAGACCGGTTCAACTTGCTCACCGGCGGAGCCCGCACTGCCCTGCCGCGGCAGAAGACGCTGCGCGCCACCCTGGACTGGAGCTACGGGCTGTTGTCTGCGCAGGAGCGCGAGGTGCTCGGCAGGCTGGGGGTCTTTGTCGGGTCGTTCTCCGTGGAGTCGGCCTCGGCCGTCGCTGCGTCCGCGGACATTCCGTCGGCCGCGGTGGTCGAGTGCCTCTCCCAATTGGTGGAGAAGTCCCTCATCACGGTGGACGGTGCGGCCCGCGCGAAGTATCGCCTCCTGGAGACCACCCAGGTCTATGCCCGCGAGAAGATGCAGTCTCGCGGCGTCCTGCGAGAGTATTTGCTGCGCCACGCGCAACATCACCGCGACCTCTTCGTGCGCGCCGAGATGGAGTGGGAAACCCTGTCCACGCCCGAGTGGGTCGCCCGGTACGCCGGTTATCTCGAGGGGCTGCGGACGGCGCTCAACTGGAGCTTCTCGCCGGAAGGCGACCCCTCACTCGGTGTCGAGCTGACCACGAGTGCCGTGTCGCTGTGGATGCACTTCGGGTTGCTCGAGGAATGCCTTGCACGCGTGAACCAGGCCCTGGCCCATCTCGACGATGAGGAGGTGGTGGACAGTCGTTCCCGAATGAAGCTGTATGCCGCGAAGGGCGCCTCCCTTCTCTACCAGGGCGTTGGCTCCGAGACCGGCGCCGCCTTCAGGCACGCACTCGAGTACGCGCAGAGGCTGGACGACGATGAGTACCGGTTGCGAGCGACTTGGGGAATGTGGAGCGTCACCTACCTCAACGGCAACTACAGCGCCGCCCTGGCCTTGGCGCGTCGCTTCTCGACACTGGCCGGCGCACGGCCGCACCAGGCCGACCGGCACATCGGCATCCGGATGACAGGCATGTCGCTGCTCTGCCTGGGACGCCTGGACGAGGCCCGCGGCGGGCTGCAACGCGTGGCCGAGAGCTACGAGGCGCCGGTGTACCGGTCGCACCAGACACGCTTCATCTACGAGCAGAAGATGATTGCCCTGAGCTCGCTGGCGCACACGCTGTGGCTTCAAGGCTTTGCCGACCAGGCCATGCGCGCGGCGCGGCAAGCAGTGGAAGGCGCACGCGCGCTCGACCACGCGCCCTCGATCTGCTACGCCCTCACGGAAGGACTGTGCGCGATAGCCGTCCTGACCGGCGGCGTGTCCATGCTGGGGGAGCCGGCCGCAGCGGCCGTCGCGGCCACCCGCCGCCACGGCATCTCGACCTGGAAGGCTCGCGGTCGCATGTGGAAAGGCCTGTTTGCGCTTGGCGCGGGCGATGGCCGGGCCTATGAACGCGACCTGCGTCCGGCATTCGACGAGATCGGAGAAGCGCTCTACGTGCTGCACTACACAGGCTTCGTTTCGGCCGTGTGCGAGGCGCTGGGCCGGCTCGGCCGCGAAGACGAGGGGATCGAGCTGGCCACGGCGGGCATCGAGCGCGCCCGCCGCTTCGAGGATCGATGCTCGTTGTCGGAGCTGCTGCGCGCGAAGGCGGACCTGATGGCCCGCAGGCCCGAGACAAGCCACCTGGCCGAGGCCCTTCTGGTCCAGGCGGTGGAGACATCCCGGCAGCACGAGGCCCTGGCCTGGCGGCTTCGATGCGCGACGAGCCTGGCGGCCTTGTGGATGAAGGATGGCCGGGTGGAGGATGCGCGCGGCTTGTTGCGGCCCGTGTATGAAGGCTTTTCGGAGGGATTCGACACGCATGACCTGCGGGCGGCCAGGCATTTGCTCGAGGCGATGCGCTAG
- a CDS encoding LysR family transcriptional regulator, producing MNTVSLENGDHERRLDESLLRSLHALLAEASVSQAAAKLGVAQSALSRHLKVLRQLTGDELLIRVGNRMVLTERAQALAAPTRRILADMSLLTSEAKPVEPGELRQSFRIATYDFLPRRFFADLVERVARQAPECDVVVRGLGSRFEHYRQLADGEVDMVITIWPEVPGHLRAASLLTEPMVCLMRKGHPLAGSPLTLEDYRRARHLTSLEHVPGQGTILDAQLAELGVSVHTAVRTQFLGMAPAILARSDLIFSTGRLLAEDFAEQYPLALVPFPARIKPHRYRLVWHERTHKNQAMSWMRGELTAAARELAHRPRS from the coding sequence GTGAACACCGTGTCCCTCGAAAACGGCGACCATGAACGCCGGCTGGACGAATCGCTGTTGCGTTCGCTCCATGCCCTGCTGGCCGAAGCCAGCGTCTCGCAGGCGGCGGCGAAGCTGGGCGTTGCGCAGTCTGCGCTGAGCCGCCACCTCAAGGTGCTGCGCCAGCTCACCGGCGACGAATTGCTGATACGCGTTGGCAACCGCATGGTGCTCACCGAGAGGGCGCAAGCCCTGGCCGCGCCCACGCGCCGCATCCTGGCCGACATGTCGCTGCTCACGTCGGAAGCCAAGCCCGTCGAGCCCGGCGAACTGCGACAGAGCTTTCGCATTGCGACCTACGACTTCCTGCCGCGCCGCTTCTTCGCAGACCTCGTCGAGCGGGTGGCCCGGCAGGCGCCCGAGTGCGACGTGGTCGTCCGCGGCCTGGGTTCGCGGTTCGAGCACTACCGCCAGCTCGCGGACGGCGAGGTCGACATGGTCATCACCATCTGGCCCGAGGTACCGGGCCACCTGCGCGCGGCAAGCCTGCTGACCGAGCCGATGGTGTGCCTGATGCGCAAGGGCCATCCGCTGGCGGGAAGTCCATTGACGCTCGAGGACTATCGCCGCGCACGGCATCTGACCTCGCTGGAGCATGTGCCGGGGCAGGGCACCATTCTCGATGCGCAACTCGCGGAGCTTGGCGTGTCGGTGCACACGGCCGTGCGCACCCAGTTTCTGGGCATGGCGCCCGCCATCCTCGCGCGCTCGGATCTGATCTTCTCGACGGGCCGGCTGCTGGCGGAAGACTTCGCCGAGCAATACCCACTCGCGCTCGTGCCGTTCCCCGCCAGGATCAAGCCGCATCGCTACCGACTGGTCTGGCACGAACGCACGCACAAGAACCAGGCCATGAGCTGGATGCGCGGCGAGCTGACCGCCGCGGCGCGCGAGCTCGCGCATCGGCCAAGGTCATGA